A single window of Selenomonas sputigena DNA harbors:
- the holB gene encoding DNA polymerase III subunit delta', which translates to MEEALSWKDVLGHEGNIHRLRTMLRDGRLPHALLFSGISGVGKKKVARLLAAALLCGGEDAPCGVCPSCRAFLAGTHSDYVEAAPESRGKGVRVLRIDAVREIEKKAARKPLLSGRFVVLVDDADAMNEAAANSLLKTLEEPQGAVFFLLVTAKRTAILPTILSRVRDMHFGALSPEGIEEALLARGVESRKAHSLAMAADGSLGHALLLFERGGLQLMEDAAQTLFSLSALNMFSLWAKAEELGKLPRDRAEEWLLALSRLLRDMLALLSGRGTLYHEEKRGALAHALADFPETRIFACLALVRETLGRLRSNASVQLLFEGLLMRLRDAQESER; encoded by the coding sequence ATGGAGGAGGCGCTTTCCTGGAAGGACGTCCTCGGGCACGAAGGGAATATCCATAGGCTGCGGACCATGCTGCGTGACGGTCGCCTGCCCCATGCGCTCCTCTTTTCGGGGATCTCCGGCGTGGGCAAGAAGAAGGTGGCGCGCCTCTTGGCCGCAGCTTTGCTGTGCGGCGGGGAGGATGCGCCTTGCGGCGTTTGTCCTTCGTGCCGCGCCTTCCTCGCAGGTACACATTCCGACTACGTTGAGGCGGCGCCCGAGAGCCGCGGCAAGGGCGTGCGCGTCCTGCGCATCGACGCTGTGCGCGAGATTGAGAAGAAGGCCGCGCGAAAGCCACTGCTCTCGGGACGCTTCGTCGTCCTTGTGGACGATGCCGACGCGATGAATGAGGCGGCGGCGAACAGCCTTTTGAAGACTTTGGAAGAGCCGCAGGGCGCAGTCTTCTTCCTGCTCGTGACGGCGAAGCGCACAGCGATTCTGCCGACGATCCTCTCGCGCGTGCGCGACATGCACTTCGGTGCGCTCTCTCCCGAGGGAATTGAAGAGGCACTCCTTGCGCGCGGCGTGGAAAGCCGGAAGGCACATTCTCTCGCCATGGCGGCGGACGGCAGTCTCGGTCACGCACTGCTCCTGTTCGAAAGGGGCGGGCTGCAGCTCATGGAGGATGCGGCGCAGACGCTCTTTTCACTTTCCGCGCTCAATATGTTCAGTCTTTGGGCGAAAGCGGAAGAGCTCGGCAAATTGCCGCGCGATCGTGCCGAGGAATGGCTGCTCGCGCTCTCTCGCCTTCTTCGTGACATGCTCGCGCTCCTTTCGGGGCGTGGTACGCTCTACCATGAGGAAAAGCGCGGGGCTTTGGCTCATGCTCTCGCGGATTTTCCCGAGACGCGCATCTTCGCCTGTCTCGCTCTCGTGCGCGAGACGCTCGGGAGGCTTCGGAGCAACGCAAGCGTTCAGCTCCTCTTTGAAGGGCTTCTGATGCGCCTGCGGGATGCACAGGAGTCGGAACGGTGA
- a CDS encoding stage 0 sporulation family protein: MQTIVGVRFKKAGKIYYFSPGKYELVLGDDVIVETVRGMECGRVVLGVREVEENGSQVLKTVQRKATEQDLRKVEENHRKEKEAFKVCEKKIKLHGLPMKLVDVECTFDLNKIIFYFTADGRIDFRELVKDLASVFRTRIELRQIGVRDEAKLMGGMGCCGRPLCCSMFLGDFEPVSIRMAKEQNLSLNPTKISGICGRLMCCLKYECSDYKKSCPKRRPKPPKQGSRVASAEGEGKVISINAQRRTATILLDSHKTLVTAWEDVIAVEKGDKA; this comes from the coding sequence TTGCAGACGATTGTGGGCGTCCGCTTCAAGAAAGCGGGCAAGATCTATTATTTCAGCCCGGGAAAATACGAACTCGTACTCGGCGACGATGTCATCGTTGAGACGGTGCGTGGCATGGAGTGCGGTCGCGTCGTCCTGGGGGTGCGAGAGGTGGAGGAAAACGGCTCTCAAGTCTTGAAGACCGTACAGCGCAAGGCGACGGAGCAGGATCTTCGCAAGGTCGAGGAAAACCATCGCAAGGAAAAAGAGGCGTTCAAGGTTTGTGAGAAGAAGATCAAGCTGCATGGTCTGCCGATGAAACTCGTCGATGTCGAGTGCACGTTCGACTTGAATAAGATCATCTTCTACTTCACGGCGGACGGGCGCATTGACTTTCGCGAGCTCGTCAAAGATCTGGCCTCCGTGTTCCGCACGCGCATCGAGCTGCGGCAGATCGGTGTGCGCGACGAGGCGAAGCTCATGGGCGGCATGGGCTGCTGCGGCAGGCCTTTGTGCTGCTCGATGTTCCTCGGCGACTTCGAGCCGGTGTCCATCCGCATGGCGAAGGAGCAGAACCTCTCTTTGAATCCGACGAAGATCTCGGGCATCTGCGGCAGGCTCATGTGCTGCCTCAAATATGAGTGCTCGGATTACAAAAAGAGCTGCCCCAAGCGCCGTCCGAAGCCGCCGAAGCAGGGAAGCCGCGTCGCGTCGGCGGAAGGAGAGGGAAAGGTCATCTCCATCAATGCGCAGCGACGCACGGCGACGATCCTGCTCGACTCGCACAAGACACTCGTGACAGCGTGGGAGGACGTCATTGCCGTAGAAAAGGGAGACAAGGCGTAA
- the rsmI gene encoding 16S rRNA (cytidine(1402)-2'-O)-methyltransferase encodes MERTEGAQGSPPKEARHAKGTLYLAATPIGNLEDMTLRAVRILKEVPLIAAEDTRHTRKLLARYDIHTRLLSYHEHNKFEKGPRLVEFLLAGNDLVCVSDAGLPGIADPGSHLAALAIDAGVTVSPLPGANAALSALICSGLDTRRFTFVGFLPRTTAKRGDLLTEVAARRETLIFYEAPHHLKDTLKALVAVFGGARPAAAARELTKRYEEFRRGTLADLLAHYSAEEPRGEFVLIVAGTADGEVQEATPQETPQELVARFMREGRSKKEAMREAAKRLNLSRRDVYQTLLEE; translated from the coding sequence ATGGAGCGCACGGAAGGGGCGCAGGGATCGCCGCCAAAGGAAGCTCGGCATGCAAAGGGCACGCTCTACCTCGCGGCGACGCCCATCGGCAATCTTGAGGACATGACGCTGCGTGCCGTGCGGATTCTCAAGGAAGTGCCGTTGATTGCGGCCGAAGATACGCGCCACACGCGCAAGCTTCTCGCACGTTACGACATCCACACGCGCCTCCTTAGCTACCATGAGCACAACAAGTTTGAGAAGGGACCGCGCCTCGTGGAATTCCTGCTCGCAGGAAACGATCTCGTCTGTGTCAGTGATGCGGGACTTCCCGGCATCGCTGATCCCGGCAGCCACCTCGCTGCTCTGGCCATAGACGCAGGAGTCACCGTATCGCCCCTGCCCGGTGCGAACGCCGCACTCTCGGCACTCATCTGTTCGGGGCTAGACACGCGGCGCTTCACCTTTGTGGGCTTTTTGCCGCGCACGACGGCGAAGCGCGGCGATCTTCTCACCGAAGTCGCCGCGCGAAGGGAAACGCTCATCTTCTACGAAGCGCCACACCATCTGAAGGATACGCTCAAGGCGCTCGTTGCTGTTTTCGGCGGAGCGCGGCCTGCGGCAGCTGCGCGTGAGCTTACGAAGCGCTACGAAGAGTTTCGGCGCGGTACGCTCGCCGATTTGCTCGCGCACTACAGCGCAGAAGAGCCGCGCGGCGAGTTTGTCCTCATCGTCGCGGGTACGGCAGATGGAGAGGTACAGGAGGCGACACCGCAGGAGACGCCGCAGGAACTCGTCGCACGCTTTATGCGAGAGGGCAGGTCGAAAAAGGAAGCCATGCGCGAAGCAGCGAAGCGACTGAACTTAAGTCGTCGCGACGTTTATCAGACCTTGCTGGAAGAATGA
- a CDS encoding AbrB/MazE/SpoVT family DNA-binding domain-containing protein → MKATGIVRKVDELGRVVIPIELRRTLGIAERDALEIYTDEDRIVLRKYEPTCTCIFCGSVDDVSLFKGRNVCKKCARDLQKEAV, encoded by the coding sequence ATGAAAGCCACAGGAATCGTCAGAAAAGTCGACGAACTCGGTCGTGTCGTCATACCGATCGAGCTGCGCCGCACGCTCGGCATCGCAGAGCGCGATGCCTTGGAGATCTACACCGATGAGGATCGCATCGTGCTGCGAAAGTACGAACCGACCTGCACGTGCATCTTCTGCGGCAGTGTAGACGACGTGTCGCTCTTCAAGGGGCGCAACGTCTGCAAAAAGTGCGCGAGAGATCTGCAGAAGGAAGCCGTATAG